In one window of Polaromonas naphthalenivorans CJ2 DNA:
- a CDS encoding phasin family protein, producing MSTKTKETSARREVLDSSDKSFSNVFSELGRHQLALVVEGTSALCRSSEALRKIQQDAAHEASVFHEETAQKLFTPCQPADLMAIQSELMRFCLQSSGKYWQQILAQAMQTQVEMMRSVSQVLKSEKDTGLKSPLEVLQAAMPPLASSLFPMNAYVADGQTVHH from the coding sequence ATGAGCACGAAAACGAAGGAAACCTCTGCCCGGCGCGAGGTTTTGGACAGCAGCGATAAATCTTTTTCCAATGTATTTTCCGAGCTTGGCCGCCATCAGCTTGCCCTGGTGGTGGAAGGGACCAGCGCGCTGTGCCGCAGCAGCGAAGCCCTGCGAAAAATCCAGCAGGACGCGGCGCATGAGGCGTCGGTCTTTCATGAGGAGACGGCCCAGAAACTGTTTACCCCCTGCCAGCCCGCCGACCTGATGGCGATACAGTCCGAACTGATGCGCTTTTGCCTGCAAAGCTCGGGCAAATACTGGCAGCAAATTCTCGCGCAAGCGATGCAGACGCAAGTAGAAATGATGCGCAGTGTGAGCCAGGTGTTGAAGAGCGAAAAAGACACCGGCCTGAAGTCACCGCTGGAAGTCCTCCAGGCGGCCATGCCGCCGCTGGCCAGCAGCTTGTTCCCCATGAATGCCTACGTTGCAGACGGGCAGACGGTGCACCACTGA
- a CDS encoding DUF2721 domain-containing protein — MNFATDLAGVTHGIQLAVAPVFLLTAVSGMISAVAGRLARIIDRARFLEGRLESGAIEQARAAKIYDELNRLRHRGWLVNGCLALLTFCAILIGSTIILLFLGETSELPIFKIATVCFLGGVVCFLSALVCFLAETLLATHLLKFAELPAAPNQQIIHEK; from the coding sequence ATGAATTTTGCGACCGACCTTGCGGGCGTGACCCACGGCATACAACTGGCGGTCGCCCCGGTGTTTTTGCTGACGGCCGTCTCCGGGATGATCAGCGCGGTGGCTGGCCGCCTGGCCCGGATCATCGACCGCGCACGGTTCCTGGAAGGCCGGCTTGAAAGCGGTGCTATCGAGCAGGCGCGGGCTGCCAAAATCTATGACGAATTGAACCGGCTCAGGCACCGGGGCTGGCTGGTCAACGGTTGCCTGGCCTTGCTGACGTTTTGTGCCATCCTGATCGGCAGCACCATCATCCTGCTGTTCCTGGGCGAAACCAGCGAATTGCCGATTTTCAAGATCGCCACGGTGTGCTTTCTGGGCGGCGTCGTCTGCTTTTTATCGGCGCTGGTTTGTTTCCTGGCCGAAACCCTGCTGGCCACCCATCTGCTCAAGTTTGCCGAACTGCCGGCAGCGCCAAATCAGCAAATCATTCATGAAAAATAG